The Thermobifida halotolerans sequence CGACCACCGCGGCGCGTCCGGAGCCGACCCCGAAGACGGCGACGGCGTGGGAATCCTCACCCAGATCCCCGACGAGCTCTACCGCGAGACCTGCGGGTTCGAACTTCCCGAGGCGGGCGCCTACGCCGTCGGCATCGCGTTCCTGCCCACCGAGGCCGCCGCGCGCTCCGAGGCCGTCGCCGCCATCGGCCGCATCGCCGACGAGGAGAACCTGACCGTCCTCGGTTGGCGCGACCTTCCCTTCGAACCCCAGTACTGCGGCCCCGTCGCCCGCGAGAACATGCCGTTCTTCGGCCAACTGTTCCTCGCCGGCCGCCCCGGCACCCCCACCGAGGGGCTCACCGGAATCGAACTGGAGCGCCACGCCTACTGCGTGCGCAAGCGCGCCGAGCACGAGGTCGGCGTCTACTTCGCGAGCCTGTCGCCGCGCACCATCACCTACAAGGGCATGCTGACCACGCCCCAGTTGGAGCCCTTCTTCCCGGACCTGTCCGACCGCCGCTACGCCTCGGGCCTGGCACTGGTGCACTCGCGCTTCTCCACCAACACCTTCCCGTCGTGGCCGCTGGCGCACCCGTTCCGCTACATCGCCCACAACGGCGAGATCAACACCGTCAAGGGCAACCGCAACTGGATGCGCGCCCGCGAGGCCACCCTCGCCAGCGACCTGCTGCCCGGCGACATCTCCCGGATCTTCCCCATCGTCGACACCGAGGACTCCGACACCGCGTCCTTCGACGCCGCCCTCGAACTGCTGCACCTGGGCGGCCGGTCGCTGCCGCACGCGGTGCTCATGATGATCCCCGAACCGTGGGAGAACCACACCGAGATGGACCCGGCGGTGCGGGCCTTCTACGAGTTCCACTCCATGCTCATGGAGCCCTGGGACGGCCCCGCCTCCGTCACCTTCACCGACGGCACCCTCATCGGCGCGGTCCTGGACCGCAACGGCCTGCGCCCCGGCCGCTACTGGGTCACCGACGACGGCCTCGTCGTCATGGCCAGCGAGGTCGGCGTCCTCGACATCGCCCCCGAGCGCGTCGTCCGCAAGGGCCGCCTCCAGCCCGGCCGCATCTTCGTGGTGGACACCGCCCAGGGCCGCATCATCGAGGACGAGGAGCTCAAGGCCGAACTCGCCGCCGAGCATCCCTACGCCGAGTGGCTCGCCGACAACGTCGTACGCCTGGAGGACCTGCCCGCCGCCACCCCCGCCCCCGTCGACGACATCGTCCACCACCAGCGGGTCTTCGGCTACACCGAGGAGGAACTGCGCCTCCTGCTCACCCCCATGGCGCGCACCGGCGCCGAGGCCATCGGCTCCATGGGCACCGACACGCCCGTCGCCGTGCTGTCCAGCCGCTCCCGCCAGCTCTTCGACTACTTCTCGCAGAACTTCGCGCAGGTCACCAACCCGCCGCTGGACGCCATCCGCGAGGAGCTCGTCACCAGCCTGAAGGCGGCGCTGGGCGCCGAGGAGAACGTGCTGTCCCCCGACCCGGAGGACTGCCGCCGCATCGCGCTGGAGACCCCGATCATCCAGGGCTCCCAGCTCGCCGCCATCATCGAGGCCGGCGGCCCCGACGGCGACCCCGCCTTCCGCGCCCACGTCGTCAGGGGCGTCTACCCCGTGGCGGGCGGCGGCAAGGCCCTCACCGCGCGCCTCGACGAGATCTGCGCCGAGGTGTCCCAGGCCATCGCCGACGGCGCGCACATCATCGTCCTCAGCGACCGCGGAGCCGACGCCGACCACGCGCCCATCCCGTCGCTGCTGCTCACCGGCGCGGTCCACCACCACCTGGTCCGCGAGAAGACCCGCACCGAGGTCGGCCTCGTCGTCGAGGCCGGCGACGTCCGCGAATGCCACCACGTCGCCCTGCTGCTGGGCTACGGCGCGTCCGCGGTCAACCCCTACCTGGCCCTGGCCACCGTCCGCGACCTCGCCGAGCGCGGCGTCATTTCGGGCCTCGACCCCGAGACCGCCTCCCGCAACACCGTCAAGGCGTTCGGCAAGGGCGTGCTGAAGATCATGTCCAAGATGGGCGTGTCCACCGTCAGCTCCTACACCGGCGCGCAGATCTTCGAGGCCCTCGGCCTCGGCGAGGAGGTCATCGAGCGCGCCTTCGCCGGCACCACCTCCCGCCTGGGCGGCGTCGGTTTCGACGTCCTCGCCGAGGAGACGCGCGTCCGCCACGCCGCCGCCTACGCGCCCAACCCCGCCGACCACCGCCGACTGGCCGTGGGCGGCGAGTACCAGTGGCGCCGCGAGGGCGAACCGCACCTGTTCAACCCCGAGACGGTCTTCAAGCTCCAGCACTCCACCCGGACCCGGCGCTACGAGATCTTCAAGGAGTACACCTCCAAGGTCGACGAGCAGGCCGAGACCCTCATGACCCTGCGCGGCCTGTTCCGGCTCAAGGAGGGCGTGCGCGAGCCCGTGCCGGTCGAGGAGGTCGAGCCGGTCTCCTCGATCGTCAGGCGCTTCTCCACCGGCGCCATGTCCTACGGCTCCATCTCCGCCGAGGCCCACGAGACGCTCGCCATCGCCATGAACCGGCTCGGCGGCAAGTCCAACACCGGCGAGGGCGGCGAGGACCCCCGCCGCTTCACCCCCGACCCCAACGGGGACCTGCGGCGCAGCGCCATCAAGCAGGTGGCCTCCGGCCGCTTCGGCGTCACCTCGCACTACCTGACCAACGCCGACGACATCCAGATCAAGATGGCCCAGGGCGCCAAGCCCGGCGAGGGCGGCCAGCTGCCCGGCCACAAGGTCTACCCGTGGGTCGCCGACACCCGGCACTCCACCCCCGGCGTCGGCCTCATCTCCCCGCCGCCGCACCACGACATCTACTCCATCGAGGACCTCGCCCAGCTCATCCACGACCTGAAGAACGCCAACCCGTCGGCGCGCGTCCACGTCAAGCTGGTCTCCGAGGCCGGAGTGGGCACCGTGGCCGCGGGCGTGTCCAAGGCCCACGCCGACGTGGTGCTGATCTCCGGGCACGACGGCGGAACCGGCGCCTCCCCGCTCACCTCGATCAAGCACGCCGGAACACCCTGGGAGCTCGGCCTGGCCGAGACCCAGCAGACCCTGCTGCGCAACGGCCTGCGCGACCGCATCGTGGTGCAGGTCGACGGCCAGCTCAAGACCGGCCGCGACGTCATCATCGCCGCCCTGCTGGGCGCCGAGGAGTTCGGTTTCGCGACCGCGCCGCTCGTGGTCTCCGGCTGCGTCATGATGCGCGTGTGCCACCTGGACACCTGCCCGGTGGGCGTGGCCACCCAGAACCCCGAGCTGCGCAAGCGCTTCAACGGCAAGCCCGAGTTCGTCGTCAACTTCTTCGAGTTCATCGCCGAGGAGGTCCGCGAGTACCTGGCCGCCCTCGGCTTCCGCAGCCTCGACGAGGCGATCGGCGCCGTCGAACTGCTCGACACCCGCGACGCCGTCGACCACTGGAAGGCCACCGGACTCGACCTGGCCCCGGTCCTGCACCAGGTGCAGCCCTGGGACAGCGACCACCGCCGCCAGATCCGCACCCAGGACCACGGCCTGGAGAAGGCCCTCGACAACACCCTCATCCAACTGTCCGAGGGCGCCCTCGACTTCGGCACCCCGCTCAAGCTGGACCTGCCGGTGCGCAACGTCAACCGCACCGTCGGCACCATGCTCGGACACGAGGTCACCAAGCGCTACGGCGCCGAGGGCCTGCCCGACGACACCATCGACATCACCTTCACCGGCTCGGCGGGACAGTCCTTCGGCGCGTTCGTGCCCAGGGGCGTCACGCTGCGCCTGGTCGGCGACGCCAACGACTACGTCGGCAAGGGACTGTCCGGCGGACGCGTCATCGTGCGCCCCGCCGACGACATCCAGTTCACCGCCGAGGACAACATCATCGCCGGCAACGTCATCGCCTACGGAGCCACCTCCGGTGAGCTGTTCCTCCGCGGCATCGTCGGCGAACGGTTCTGCGTCCGCAACTCCGGCGCGCTGGCCGTCGTCGAGGGCGTCGGCGACCACGGCTGCGAGTACATGACCGGTGGACGCGCCGTCATCCTGGGACGCACCGGACGCAACTTCGCGGCCGGCATGTCCGGCGGCATCGCCTACGTCCTCGACCTGGACGAAGGCCGCGTCAACACCGAGATGGTCGACATCGACCCGCTCGACGACACCGACCGCGCCTTCCTGGAGGACGTCCTGACCCGCCACCACGCCGAGACCGGCTCCACCGTGGCCCAGCGGCTCCTCGCCGACTTCGACATCGCCGTCGAACGCTTCGCCAAGATCATGCCGCGCGACTACAAGCGCGTCCTGAACGCCCGGGCCGAAGCCGAACGCGACGGACGCGACGTGGCCGAGGCCATCATGGCCGCCGCCCAGTCCTGACACACACCCCAGAAAGGAGGGACGAAGAGACATGGCCGACCCCAAGGGCTTCCTCAAGATCACCGACCGGGAGCTGCCCAGGCACCGCCCGGTGGACATCCGGATCCAGGACTGGCGCGAGGTCTACGAGGACTTCGACCGCGGCACCCTCATCAAGCAGGCGTCGCGCTGCATGGACTGCGGCATCCCGTTCTGCCACAACGGCTGCCCCCTGGGCAACCTCATCCCCGAGTGGAACGACCTGGTCTACCGGCACGACTGGCGTGAGGCGATCGAACGGCTGCACGCCACCAACAACTTCCCCGAGTTCACCGGCCGGCTGTGCCCGGCCCCGTGCGAGTCGGCGTGCGTCCTGGGCATCAACCAGCCCGCCGTCACCATCAAGAACGTCGAGGTCTCCATCATCGACCGCGCCTGGGAGGAAGGCTGGGTGCGCCCCGAGCCGCCCACCGTGCGCACCGGCAAGAGGGTCGCCGTCATCGGCTCCGGCCCCGCCGGACTCGCCGCCGCCCAGCAGCTCACCCGCGCCGGGCACACCGTGACCGTCTACGAGCGTGCCGACCGCGTCGGCGGACTGCTGCGCTACGGCATCCCCGAGTTCAAGATGGAGAAGCGGCACGTCGAACGGCGCCTCGCCCAGATGCGCGCCGAAGGCACCGAGTTCCGCACCGGCGTCAACGTCGGCGTGGACCTCAGCGCCGAGCAGTTGCGCGCCGACCACGACGCCGTCGTTCTCGCGGGCGGCGCCACCGCCTGGCGCGACCTGCCCGCCAAGGGCCGCGAACTCAACGGCGTCCACCAGGCCATGGAGTACCTGCCCCTGGCCAACCGGGTGCAGGAGGGTGACTTCGACACCCCGCCCATCACCGCCGAGGGCAAGCACGTCGTCGTCATCGGCGGCGGCGACACCGGTGCCGACTGCGTGGGCACCGCCCACCGCCAGGGCGCGGCCTCCGTCACCCAACTGGAGATCATGCCCAAGCCCCCGGCCGAACGGCCCGACAGCCAGCCGTGGCCGACCATGCCGATGGTCTACAAGGTCACCAGCGCCCACGAGGAGGGCGGCAAGCGCCTGTACTCGGTCAACACCCTGGAGTTCCTGGGTGACGACGAGGGCAACGTGCGCGCCCTCAAGCTGGTCGAGGTCAACCGCACCGACAGGGGCTTCGAACCGGTCCCCGGCACCGAACGCGAGATCCCCGCCCAGCTCGTCACCCTCGCCATGGGCTTCCTCGGCCCGCAGAAGGAGGGCCTGCTGGAGCAGCTCGGCGTGGAACTCGACGGACGCGGCAACGTCAAGCGCGGCACCGACTACGCCACCAGCGTCGAAGGCGTCTTCTGCGCCGGAGACATGGGCCGCGGCCAGTCCCTCATCGTGTGGGCCATCGCCGAGGGACGCAGCGCCGCCGCCGCGGTCGACGCCTACCTGTCCGGCAGCACCAGCCTGCCCACCGCGATCCCGCCGACCGCACGGCCGCTGACCGTCTGACCCGCCGCGGCACACAGCGACACCCAGCCGAGGGCCGCCCCGGGGCGGCCCTCGGCCCGTCGCCGACCACCATCCCGGGGGGGGCGGTCCCGGTATCGGACCGGTGTTCCCGGGTAGCGTCCAGGCATGGTGTACGCCCTGCTGGCCGACGCCGCCATGGTGGTCCACTTCGCCTTCCTCGCCTACCTCGTCTGCGGGGGCTTCCTGGTCTGGCGCTGGCCCAAGATGATCTGGCCGCACCTGGCGGCCGCCGCCTACGGTCTGGGCATCGCCGTCATCGGCTGGCCCTGCCCGCTCACCTGGCTGGAGGAGTGGGCCCGCGCCAGGGCCGGACAGGAGGGACTGGACCCGGGAGGCTTCATCTCCCACTACCTCACCGGCGTCGTCTACCCCGCCGAGCACCTGCCCCGGGTGCAACTGGCCGTGGCGGTCGTCGTCGTGCTGTCCTGGATCGGAGCCTGGTTCGCCCGCCGCCGCGCCCGCAGACGGCCCCGCTCACCCTCCTCAACGCCGCACTGACCGGCACACGGACCAGGAAAGCGGGCGCCGGAGCGGACCCGAGGCCGCCGACCGGTGAAGACCCCGATGCCCCGGACCCGCGACGGTAGGTAACTTCTCGGACATGGGATATCTCATCGTGGCCGAGGCCGCCATGGCCCTCCACTTCGCCTTCCTCGCCTACGTCGTCTGCGGCGGCTTCCTGGTCTGGCGCTGGCCCCAGGCGATCTGGCCGCACCTGGCGGCCGCCGCCTACGGTCTGGGAGTCACCGTCGTCGGCTGGCTCTGTCCGCTGACCTGGCTGGAACACTGGGGCCGCGTCAACGCCGGACAGGAGGGGCTGGGCACCGAAGGCTTCATCTCCCACTACCTCACCGGCGTCGTCTACCCCGCCGAGCACCTGCGCGAAACACAACTGGCCGCCGCGGCGGTCGTCGCCCTGTCCTGGATCGGAGCCGCCCTGCTCGCCCGCCGCCGCGCCCACCGCACCCGCGAATCATCCCCCGCCATGCGCTGAACCGCAAAAACAGCACGGAAAAGACCCCCGAGCAGGTGTGAACCCACGACCGGGAAGCTGGGCGGGCGAGGTGTTCCACCCCAGGCCCCGGGCGGCCCCACCACGGGGCGGCGCAGGAGTGGGGAGGCACCCCGGCGCCGACCCACCCGCACCCCACCGGCGAGCCCGCACCACAGCACCCCGGCCCCGGGACGACCCGCCCCACCGCAGCCGACCAGCACCACACCCCCGGAACACCCCGCCGCCTCTCCCAAACTCCCGGCACTGGGTTTGAACCGCCCCCCGGGGGCACGTGTCCACCATGGGCACCGCCACACGGGACATGCTGTACGCGGCCGAGCACTTCATCGCCCGCAACGCCCGACTCCTGGACCGCTACCGCTACGCCCACCACTTCCAGGGCGACCCGCCCCGCGCCGCCCTCGCCGTCCTCGACACCTACCGCAACATCGACGGAGGCTACGGCAACGCCCTCGAACCCGAACTGCGCGGCCACGGCAGCCAACCCCTCGCCACCGCACGGGCCCTGCGCCTCCTCGACGAACTCGGCGCCCTGCCCGCCGACACCGTCAGGGGGCTCTGCCGCTACCTCACCGGCGTCACCCGGCCCGACGGAGGAGTGCCTCCCGTCCTGCCCAACGTCCGCTACACCGAGGTCGCACCCTGGTGGCGCGACCGCCGCGACTTCACCGGATCCCTCAACCCCACCGCCGCCATCGCCGGACTGCTCCACAAGCACCACATCACCGGCCCCTGGCGGGACCGCGCCACCGCCTTCTGCTGGGGCCGGATCCGCACCCTCCGCTGGACCGACGCCGAGGAGGCCGACGCGGTGTGCGTCTTCCTGCACCACGCCCCCGACCGCGCCCGCGCCCGCGCCGAGACCACCCGCCTGGCCTCCGTGATCCGCGCCGTCGTCGACACCGACCCGGCCGCCCAGGGACGCGTCCACACCCCGCTGGACCTCGCCCGCCGCCCCGACGACCTCGCCTGCACCCTCTTCACCGACGCCGAGATCGACGCCCACCTCGACGCGCTGATCGCCACCCAGGACACCGACGGCGGCTGGCCGCTCACCCGCACCTGGGCCGCCGGACCCGACGCCGAACGGCGCGGCGACCTCACCGTGCGTCACCTGCTCACCCTGAGCGCCCACGGACGTGTCCCCCGCCCCACCCCGCCCACCGTGCCCCCGCCCCGGCGACGCATGAACGTCCGATGACCGGGCAGGGGACCCACGACCGCAGAAACCCACCCGACCGGGAGGAACAGCACCATGGCCAACGAACTCAACGGAGCCGTCGTCGCCGTGCTCGTCGCCCCCGAGGGAACCGAACAGGTCGAACTCACCGACCCCTGGAAGGCGGTCCAGCAGGCCGGCGGCCAGCCCCGCCTCATCTCCACCACGGGCGGACGCATCCAGGGCTTCAACCACCTCGACCGGGCCGACACCTTCGCCGTGGACTTCACCGTCGACGAGGTCAACGTCCGCGACTTCGACGCACTCCTGCTGCCCGGGGGCGTGGCCAACCCCGACTACCTGCGCACCCAACGGGGCGCCGTCGACCTCGTCCGCGGCTTCTTCGACGCCGGACTGCCCGTCGCCGCCATCTGCCACGCCCCGTGGACCCTCATCGAAGCCGACGTCGTCCGAGGCCGCACCCTCACCTCCTACCCGAGCCTGCGCACCGACCTGACCAACGCGGGAGCCACCTGGGTCGACGAACCGGTCGTCGTGTCCACCGACGGCCCCAACGAGCTCGTCACCAGCCGCGGCCCGAAGGACCTGCCCGTCTTCAACAAGGCTCTGGTCAGCACGTTCGCGGCGAAGTCGGCTGCGTGACGCCTACTCGCAACCTGGTTTAGACCAATCGGCATCCGAGAAGCTCTAAAGTGTTACACGTGACACGTCGAGCAAAAATCGTCGCGACCCTCGGCCCGGCCACGTCGAGCCCGGAGACCCTCCGCAAGCTCGTCGAGGCCGGGCTGGACGTAGCGCGACTCAACCTCAGCCACGGTACCCACGACGACCACCGCGCCAACTACGCCAACGTCCGCGCCGCCGCCGAGGCCAGCGGACGCAGCGTCGGCATCCTCGCCGACCTCCAGGGCCCCAAGATCCGCCTCGGCACCTTCGCCGACGGACCGGTCGACCTGAACCCCGGCGACGAGTTCACCATCACCGTCGACGACGTCCCCGGCGACCGCCACCGGGTCTCCACCACCTACAAGGGACTCCCCGGCGACGTCCGCCCCGGCGACCGCGTCCTCATCGACGACGGCCGCGTCGTCCTCGAATGCGTCAAGAGCTCCAGCACCGACGTCCACACCCGCGTCATCATCGGCGGACCGGTCTCCAACCACAAGGGCCTCAACCTCCCCGGCGTCTCCGTCGCCGTCCCCGCCCTGACCGAGAAGGACGAACGCGACCTGCGCTGGGCACTCGAGCAGGGCGTCGACCTGGTCGCGCTGTCCTTCGTCCGCAGCCCCGCCGACGCCGAAGACGTCCACCGGATCATGGACGAGGTGGGCGTGCGCGTGCCCCTCATCGCCAAGATCGAAAAACCCCAGGCCGTCGAGCGCCTCCAGGACATCATCGAGGCCTTCGACGGGGTCATGGTCGCCCGCGGCGACCTCGGCGTCGAACTGCCCCTGGAAAACGTCCCCATGGTGCAGAAGCGCGCCGTCGAACGCTGCCGTGACAAGGCCAAGCCGGTCATCGTCGCCACCCAGATGCTCGAGTCCATGATCGGCGCGCCCCGACCCACCCGCGCCGAGGCCTCCGACGTGGCCAACGCCGTCCTCGACGGCGCCGACGCCGTCATGCTCTCCGGTGAGACCAGCGTCGGGAAGTATCCCGTCGAGACCGTGCAGACCATGGCGCGCATCGTCGCCGCCGCCGAGCAGGAGTCCCTGCGCGCCTCGCACATCCTCAACCGCGTCCCCGAGACCGTCGGCGGCTCCATCGCCCGCGCCGCGGCCGAGGTCGGCGCCACCGTCGGCGCCAAGGCCCTGGTGGCCTTCACCAGCAGCGGCGAGACCGCGCGCCGACTGGCCCGCTACCGCTCGCCCATCCCGCTGCTGGCCTTCACCACCGAGTCCGCCACCCGCTTCCAGCTCTCCCTCACCTGGGGGGTGGAGACCCACCTCGTGCCGTGGGTGGACAACACCGACGACATGGTCCGCCAGGTCGAGACCGAACTGCTGGACATGGGCTACCAGAAGGGCGACAAGGTCGTCATCGTCGCCGGAAGCCCGCCCGGAACCCAGGGCTCCACCAACATGCTCCGAGTGCACCGCATGGGTGACGCCATCACCAACCGGTGAGCCACCGCCGGACATGTTCCCCGGCGGGGTGACCACGTCGCACCCCGACCGGGGAGCCCGGCCCCCACGGGGAAGCGGCGGCCCCTCAGCGGCGCGCCTCGCCCCGGTCGCCCGCGGGCACCCGCTCCAGCGGCATGTCCCACGGCAGCAGCCGCCACGGACTCGCCGGATCGGTGGTCAACAGCCCCAGCGCCGTCCACATCCGGTCCGCTCCCACCGTCGACGGGCCGCCACGCTCCAGCAGGAACCCGGCGTGGAAGGCCGCCGACAACTGACTCCACCCCCCGAAACGGCGCTGCAGGTCCGAGGCCACCCGGCGCAGCAGGCGCTGCGT is a genomic window containing:
- the gltB gene encoding glutamate synthase large subunit translates to MPAGQVRRSTVRPNAKTTSEGLYDSSYEHDSCGVGFVADLSGRRSHDIVEKALTVLRNLDHRGASGADPEDGDGVGILTQIPDELYRETCGFELPEAGAYAVGIAFLPTEAAARSEAVAAIGRIADEENLTVLGWRDLPFEPQYCGPVARENMPFFGQLFLAGRPGTPTEGLTGIELERHAYCVRKRAEHEVGVYFASLSPRTITYKGMLTTPQLEPFFPDLSDRRYASGLALVHSRFSTNTFPSWPLAHPFRYIAHNGEINTVKGNRNWMRAREATLASDLLPGDISRIFPIVDTEDSDTASFDAALELLHLGGRSLPHAVLMMIPEPWENHTEMDPAVRAFYEFHSMLMEPWDGPASVTFTDGTLIGAVLDRNGLRPGRYWVTDDGLVVMASEVGVLDIAPERVVRKGRLQPGRIFVVDTAQGRIIEDEELKAELAAEHPYAEWLADNVVRLEDLPAATPAPVDDIVHHQRVFGYTEEELRLLLTPMARTGAEAIGSMGTDTPVAVLSSRSRQLFDYFSQNFAQVTNPPLDAIREELVTSLKAALGAEENVLSPDPEDCRRIALETPIIQGSQLAAIIEAGGPDGDPAFRAHVVRGVYPVAGGGKALTARLDEICAEVSQAIADGAHIIVLSDRGADADHAPIPSLLLTGAVHHHLVREKTRTEVGLVVEAGDVRECHHVALLLGYGASAVNPYLALATVRDLAERGVISGLDPETASRNTVKAFGKGVLKIMSKMGVSTVSSYTGAQIFEALGLGEEVIERAFAGTTSRLGGVGFDVLAEETRVRHAAAYAPNPADHRRLAVGGEYQWRREGEPHLFNPETVFKLQHSTRTRRYEIFKEYTSKVDEQAETLMTLRGLFRLKEGVREPVPVEEVEPVSSIVRRFSTGAMSYGSISAEAHETLAIAMNRLGGKSNTGEGGEDPRRFTPDPNGDLRRSAIKQVASGRFGVTSHYLTNADDIQIKMAQGAKPGEGGQLPGHKVYPWVADTRHSTPGVGLISPPPHHDIYSIEDLAQLIHDLKNANPSARVHVKLVSEAGVGTVAAGVSKAHADVVLISGHDGGTGASPLTSIKHAGTPWELGLAETQQTLLRNGLRDRIVVQVDGQLKTGRDVIIAALLGAEEFGFATAPLVVSGCVMMRVCHLDTCPVGVATQNPELRKRFNGKPEFVVNFFEFIAEEVREYLAALGFRSLDEAIGAVELLDTRDAVDHWKATGLDLAPVLHQVQPWDSDHRRQIRTQDHGLEKALDNTLIQLSEGALDFGTPLKLDLPVRNVNRTVGTMLGHEVTKRYGAEGLPDDTIDITFTGSAGQSFGAFVPRGVTLRLVGDANDYVGKGLSGGRVIVRPADDIQFTAEDNIIAGNVIAYGATSGELFLRGIVGERFCVRNSGALAVVEGVGDHGCEYMTGGRAVILGRTGRNFAAGMSGGIAYVLDLDEGRVNTEMVDIDPLDDTDRAFLEDVLTRHHAETGSTVAQRLLADFDIAVERFAKIMPRDYKRVLNARAEAERDGRDVAEAIMAAAQS
- a CDS encoding glutamate synthase subunit beta, with product MADPKGFLKITDRELPRHRPVDIRIQDWREVYEDFDRGTLIKQASRCMDCGIPFCHNGCPLGNLIPEWNDLVYRHDWREAIERLHATNNFPEFTGRLCPAPCESACVLGINQPAVTIKNVEVSIIDRAWEEGWVRPEPPTVRTGKRVAVIGSGPAGLAAAQQLTRAGHTVTVYERADRVGGLLRYGIPEFKMEKRHVERRLAQMRAEGTEFRTGVNVGVDLSAEQLRADHDAVVLAGGATAWRDLPAKGRELNGVHQAMEYLPLANRVQEGDFDTPPITAEGKHVVVIGGGDTGADCVGTAHRQGAASVTQLEIMPKPPAERPDSQPWPTMPMVYKVTSAHEEGGKRLYSVNTLEFLGDDEGNVRALKLVEVNRTDRGFEPVPGTEREIPAQLVTLAMGFLGPQKEGLLEQLGVELDGRGNVKRGTDYATSVEGVFCAGDMGRGQSLIVWAIAEGRSAAAAVDAYLSGSTSLPTAIPPTARPLTV
- a CDS encoding DUF2784 domain-containing protein, whose amino-acid sequence is MVYALLADAAMVVHFAFLAYLVCGGFLVWRWPKMIWPHLAAAAYGLGIAVIGWPCPLTWLEEWARARAGQEGLDPGGFISHYLTGVVYPAEHLPRVQLAVAVVVVLSWIGAWFARRRARRRPRSPSSTPH
- a CDS encoding DUF2784 domain-containing protein, whose translation is MGYLIVAEAAMALHFAFLAYVVCGGFLVWRWPQAIWPHLAAAAYGLGVTVVGWLCPLTWLEHWGRVNAGQEGLGTEGFISHYLTGVVYPAEHLRETQLAAAAVVALSWIGAALLARRRAHRTRESSPAMR
- a CDS encoding prenyltransferase; protein product: MGTATRDMLYAAEHFIARNARLLDRYRYAHHFQGDPPRAALAVLDTYRNIDGGYGNALEPELRGHGSQPLATARALRLLDELGALPADTVRGLCRYLTGVTRPDGGVPPVLPNVRYTEVAPWWRDRRDFTGSLNPTAAIAGLLHKHHITGPWRDRATAFCWGRIRTLRWTDAEEADAVCVFLHHAPDRARARAETTRLASVIRAVVDTDPAAQGRVHTPLDLARRPDDLACTLFTDAEIDAHLDALIATQDTDGGWPLTRTWAAGPDAERRGDLTVRHLLTLSAHGRVPRPTPPTVPPPRRRMNVR
- a CDS encoding type 1 glutamine amidotransferase domain-containing protein, whose amino-acid sequence is MANELNGAVVAVLVAPEGTEQVELTDPWKAVQQAGGQPRLISTTGGRIQGFNHLDRADTFAVDFTVDEVNVRDFDALLLPGGVANPDYLRTQRGAVDLVRGFFDAGLPVAAICHAPWTLIEADVVRGRTLTSYPSLRTDLTNAGATWVDEPVVVSTDGPNELVTSRGPKDLPVFNKALVSTFAAKSAA
- the pyk gene encoding pyruvate kinase; translated protein: MTRRAKIVATLGPATSSPETLRKLVEAGLDVARLNLSHGTHDDHRANYANVRAAAEASGRSVGILADLQGPKIRLGTFADGPVDLNPGDEFTITVDDVPGDRHRVSTTYKGLPGDVRPGDRVLIDDGRVVLECVKSSSTDVHTRVIIGGPVSNHKGLNLPGVSVAVPALTEKDERDLRWALEQGVDLVALSFVRSPADAEDVHRIMDEVGVRVPLIAKIEKPQAVERLQDIIEAFDGVMVARGDLGVELPLENVPMVQKRAVERCRDKAKPVIVATQMLESMIGAPRPTRAEASDVANAVLDGADAVMLSGETSVGKYPVETVQTMARIVAAAEQESLRASHILNRVPETVGGSIARAAAEVGATVGAKALVAFTSSGETARRLARYRSPIPLLAFTTESATRFQLSLTWGVETHLVPWVDNTDDMVRQVETELLDMGYQKGDKVVIVAGSPPGTQGSTNMLRVHRMGDAITNR